A DNA window from Solanum lycopersicum chromosome 3, SLM_r2.1 contains the following coding sequences:
- the LOC138347388 gene encoding uncharacterized protein — MGLSTSEKVELTTYQLKDVAQTLYVQWRENRPLRGGSVTLQVFNKAFLDRFFPRENREAKVVEFINLRQGGMGVLVYSLKFTQLSKYSPFLVSDPRDKMNRFVMGVSNDLQEECHSAMLHDNMTISHLMVHAQQVEDARAKRKSRDAKRE; from the coding sequence atggggttgtctactagtgagaaggtcgagttaaccacttaccaactcaaagatgtggcccaaactttGTATGTCCAATGGAGGGAAAATAGGCCATTAAGGGGTGGGTCGGTGACTTTGCAGGTGTTCAAtaaggcttttcttgataggttctttcctagggagaataGGGAAGCCAAGGTGgtagagttcatcaaccttcgccaaGGAGGTATGGGTGTTCTTgtatactctttgaaattcactcaATTGTCAAAATATTCTCCTTTTTTGGTTTCGGACCCTAGGGATAAAATGAACCGCTTTGTAATGGGAGTGTCGAATGACTTGCAAGAAGAGTGTCAttcggctatgctacatgacaatatgaccatttctcatctcatggttcatgctcaacaagtggaagatgCAAGGgctaagaggaagagtagagatgctaaaaGGGAATGa
- the LOC101247891 gene encoding acetolactate synthase 2, chloroplastic, giving the protein MAAAASPSPCFSKTLPPSSSKSSTILPRSTFSFHNHPQKASPLHLIHAQHNRRGFAVANVVISTTTHNDVSEPETFVSRFAPDEPRKGCDVLVEALEREGVTDVFAYPGGASMEIHQALTRSNIIRNVLPRHEQGGVFAAEGYARATGFPGVCIATSGPGATNLVSGLADALLDSIPIVAITGQVPRRMIGTDAFQETPIVEVTRSITKHNYLVMDVEDIPRVVREAFFLAKSGRPGPVLIDVPKDIQQQLVIPNWDQPMRLPGYMSRLPKLPNEMLLEQIVRLISESKKPVLYVGGGCSQSSEELRRFVELTGIPVASTLMGLGAFPTGDELSLQMLGMHGTVYANYAVDSSDLLLAFGVRFDDRVTGKLEAFASRAKIVHIDIDSAEIGKNKQPHVSICADIKLALQGLNSILEGKEGKMKLDFSAWRQELTEQKMKYPLNFKTFGDAIPPQYAIQVLDELTNGNAIISTGVGQHQMWAAQYYKYKKPRQWLTSGGLGAMGFGLPAAIGAAVGRPGEIVVDIDGDGSFIMNVQELATIKVENLPVKIMLLNNQHLGMVVQWEDRFYKANRAHTYLGDPSNEEEIFPNMLKFAEACGVPAARVSHRDDLRAAIQKMLDTPGPYLLDVIVPHQEHVLPMIPSGGAFKDVITEGDGRCSY; this is encoded by the coding sequence ATGGCGGCTGCTGCCTCACCATCTCCATGTTTCTCCAAAACCCTACCTCCATCTTCCTCCAAATCTTCCACCATTCTACCTAGATCTACCTTCTCTTTCCACAATCACCCACAAAAAGCCTCACCCCTTCATCTCATCCACGCTCAACATAATCGTCGTGGTTTTGCCGTTGCCAATGTCGTCATATCCACTACCACCCATAACGACGTTTCTGAACCTGAAACATTCGTTTCCCGTTTCGCCCCTGACGAACCCAGAAAGGGTTGTGATGTTCTTGTGGAGGCACTTGAAAGGGAAGGTGTTACGGATGTATTTGCATACCCAGGAGGTGCTTCTATGGAGATTCATCAAGCTTTGACACGTTCGAATATTATTCGTAATGTGCTACCACGTCATGAGCAAGGTGGTGTGTTTGCTGCAGAGGGTTACGCACGGGCTACTGGGTTCCCTGGTGTTTGCATTGCTACCTCTGGTCCCGGAGCTACAAATCTTGTTAGTGGTCTTGCGGATGCTTTGTTAGATAGTATTCCGATTGTTGCTATTACAGGTCAAGTGCCAAGGAGGATGATTGGTACTGATGCGTTCCAGGAAACGCCTATTGTTGAGGTAACGAGATCTATTACGAAGCATAATTATCTTGTTATGGATGTAGAAGATATTCCTAGGGTTGTTCGTGAAGCATTTTTTCTTGCGAAATCGGGACGGCCTGGCCCAGTTTTGATTGATGTACCTAAGGATATTCAGCAACAATTGGTGATACCTAATTGGGATCAGCCAATGAGGTTGCCTGGTTACATGTCTAGGTTACCTAAATTGCCTAATGAAATGCTTTTGGAACAAATTGTTAGGCTGATTTCCGAGTCGAAGAAGCCTGTTTTGTATGTGGGTGGTGGGTGTTCGCAATCAAGTGAGGAGCTGAGACGATTTGTGGAGCTTACAGGTATTCCTGTAGCGAGTACTTTGATGGGTCTTGGAGCTTTTCCAACTGGGGATGAGCTTTCACTTCAAATGTTGGGTATGCATGGAACTGTGTATGCTAATTATGCTGTGGATAGTAGTGATTTGTTGCTTGCATTTGGGGTGAGGTTTGATGATCGAGTTACTGGTAAATTGGAAGCTTTTGCTAGTCGAGCGAAAATTGTCCACATTGATATTGATTCGGCAGAGATTGGAAAAAACAAGCAACCTCATGTTTCCATTTGTGCAGATATCAAGTTGGCATTACAGGGTTTGAATTCCATATTGGAGGGTAAAGAAGGTAAGATGAAGTTGGATTTTTCTGCCTGGAGGCAGGAGTTAACGGAGCAGAAGATGAAGTACCCACTGAATTTTAAGACTTTTGGTGATGCCATCCCTCCACAATATGCTATTCAGGTTCTTGATGAGTTAACTAACGGAAATGCCATTATTAGTACTGGTGTGGGGCAACACCAGATGTGGGCTGCCCAATACTATAAGTACAAAAAGCCACGCCAATGGTTGACATCTGGTGGATTAGGAGCAATGGGATTTGGTTTGCCTGCTGCTATAGGTGCGGCTGTTGGGAGACCGGGTGAGATTGTGGTTGACATTGACGGTGATGGGAGTTTTATCATGAATGTGCAAGAGTTAGCAACAATTAAGGTGGAGAATCTCCCAGTTAAGATTATGTTGCTGAATAATCAACACTTGGGAATGGTGGTTCAATGGGAGGATCGATTCTATAAAGCTAACAGAGCACACACTTACTTGGGTGACCCTTCTAACGAGGAAGAGATCTTCCCTAATATGTTGAAATTTGCAGAGGCTTGTGGCGTACCTGCTGCAAGAGTGTCACACAGGGATGATCTTAGAGCTGCCATTCAAAAGATGTTAGACACTCCTGGGCCATACTTGTTGGATGTGATTGTACCTCATCAGGAGCACGTTCTACCTATGATTCCCAGCGGTGGTGCTTTCAAAGATGTGATCACGGAGGGCGATGGGAGATGTTCCTATTGA